In a genomic window of Solidesulfovibrio fructosivorans JJ]:
- a CDS encoding arylsulfatase, translating into MSVFAALLCFPGVSRAADKPNILLIVADDVGFGDLGVYGGGAGRGMPTPNFDRMADEGMTMFSFYGQPSCTPGRAAMQTGRIPNRSGMTTVAFQGQGGGLPKAEWTLASVLKQAGYDTYFTGKWHLGEADYALPNAQGYDHMKYALLYHLNAYTYGDPKWFPDMDPKLREMFQKVTKGALSGDAGGKVTQDWAVNGEYVDTPEKGVVGIPFLDKYVEKAGLEFLEEAAKSKKPFFINVNFMKVHQPNLPAPEFEHKSLSKSKYADSMVELDTRVGRLMDKLRELGLDKNTLVFFTTDNGAWQDVYPDAGYTPFRGTKGTVREGGNRVPAIAWMPGKIKEHVRNNDILGGLDLMATFAHLAGLTLPEKDREGQPIIFDSHDMSPVLFGTGKSDRTTWFYFTEEELTPGAARVGHYKAVFNLRGDDGAQTGGLAVDSNLGWKGASKYVATVPQVFDLWQDPQERYDIFMNNYTEHTWTLVTFNQAVGDLMKTYVKYPPRKMQSEVYTGPITLSRYQNFQFVREALKKEGVSLPMPTGN; encoded by the coding sequence ATGAGCGTATTCGCGGCCCTGTTGTGTTTTCCGGGAGTTTCCCGGGCGGCGGACAAACCGAACATTTTGCTTATCGTTGCCGATGACGTGGGCTTCGGCGACCTTGGCGTGTACGGCGGCGGCGCGGGGCGCGGCATGCCCACGCCCAACTTTGACCGGATGGCGGACGAGGGCATGACCATGTTCTCGTTCTACGGCCAGCCGAGCTGCACCCCCGGCCGCGCCGCCATGCAGACCGGCCGCATCCCCAACCGCAGCGGCATGACCACCGTGGCCTTCCAGGGCCAGGGCGGCGGCCTGCCGAAGGCGGAATGGACCCTGGCTTCGGTCCTCAAGCAGGCCGGCTACGACACCTACTTCACCGGCAAATGGCACCTGGGCGAGGCCGATTACGCCCTGCCCAACGCCCAGGGCTACGACCACATGAAGTACGCCCTGCTGTACCACCTCAATGCCTACACCTACGGCGACCCCAAGTGGTTCCCGGACATGGACCCCAAGCTGCGCGAGATGTTCCAGAAGGTGACCAAGGGCGCGCTGTCGGGCGATGCCGGGGGAAAGGTCACCCAGGACTGGGCGGTCAACGGCGAGTATGTCGATACGCCGGAAAAGGGTGTGGTGGGCATTCCTTTCCTCGACAAGTACGTGGAAAAGGCGGGCTTGGAATTCCTGGAAGAGGCGGCCAAGTCCAAGAAGCCCTTTTTCATCAACGTCAACTTCATGAAGGTGCACCAGCCGAATCTTCCGGCCCCGGAATTCGAGCACAAGTCCCTGTCCAAGAGCAAGTACGCCGACTCCATGGTGGAACTCGACACCCGCGTCGGGCGCCTCATGGACAAGCTGCGCGAGCTTGGCCTGGACAAGAACACCCTGGTCTTTTTCACCACGGATAACGGCGCCTGGCAGGACGTGTACCCCGACGCCGGCTACACGCCTTTTAGGGGCACCAAGGGCACGGTGCGCGAAGGCGGCAACCGCGTGCCGGCCATTGCCTGGATGCCCGGCAAGATCAAGGAGCACGTCAGAAACAACGACATCCTCGGCGGCCTGGACCTCATGGCCACCTTCGCCCATCTGGCCGGCCTCACGCTCCCGGAAAAGGACCGTGAGGGCCAGCCCATCATCTTCGACAGCCACGACATGTCGCCCGTGCTGTTCGGCACCGGCAAGTCCGATCGCACCACCTGGTTCTACTTCACCGAGGAAGAACTCACCCCCGGCGCGGCGCGCGTGGGCCATTACAAGGCCGTGTTCAACCTGCGCGGCGACGACGGCGCCCAGACCGGCGGCTTGGCCGTGGACAGCAACCTCGGCTGGAAGGGCGCGAGCAAGTACGTCGCCACCGTGCCCCAGGTCTTCGACCTCTGGCAGGACCCCCAGGAACGCTACGACATCTTCATGAACAACTACACCGAACACACCTGGACGCTCGTGACCTTCAACCAGGCGGTCGGCGACCTCATGAAGACCTACGTCAAGTACCCGCCCCGCAAGATGCAAAGTGAAGTGTACACAGGCCCCATCACGCTTTCGCGGTATCAGAACTTTCAGTTCGTTCGCGAAGCGCTCAAGAAAGAGGGCGTCAGCCTGCCCATGCCGACCGGCAACTAG
- a CDS encoding nucleotidyltransferase substrate binding protein: protein MPEDIRWKQRFENYVKALQTLSDAVELAQKRALSMLEEQGVIQSFEFTHELAWNVLKDYLEYQGVRDIVGSRGAVREAFKNGLIEDGETWMTMIRDRNLSSHTYNQGTAQDIVKRILGEHHPAFLKMSKKFSSLYEQSGNE from the coding sequence ATGCCGGAAGATATTCGCTGGAAACAGCGGTTTGAAAACTACGTAAAGGCGCTCCAGACACTTTCCGACGCCGTAGAACTGGCCCAAAAGCGAGCCCTCTCGATGCTGGAAGAGCAGGGAGTGATCCAGTCATTCGAATTCACGCATGAACTCGCCTGGAATGTCTTGAAGGATTACCTTGAGTACCAGGGTGTCAGGGACATCGTTGGTTCGAGAGGGGCTGTTCGCGAGGCGTTCAAGAATGGACTGATTGAAGATGGCGAAACATGGATGACGATGATCCGGGACAGAAATCTCTCCTCGCACACCTACAATCAGGGGACAGCTCAAGACATCGTCAAGAGAATTCTGGGGGAACATCATCCGGCTTTTCTGAAGATGTCAAAAAAATTCAGCAGTCTCTACGAACAATCTGGAAACGAGTGA
- a CDS encoding DEAD/DEAH box helicase: MIILHAAHSDVGLLLWGEAPFDAAASPSPLKGKKSPPRPSPSAVRAESLDALLKKRFPLAKAAALPIDAAVWLPSHAKAPLPSSHLLGDTEAPTSATTLTPWLVPALLLESDALLAILAVCWRKRTLASGVVVGDDLAYWAEMLRFAGALVAKQQFLPGIRTVGGELHAVWEPALDAGDQGRLVTFAGRMPPSARALADPSQKQSPSIPAQQVLRSFLVEAVDALVRSAIAAERKSDRRSRQSLAPESVHDAWMAALRAPEGLIEWARKDVSALHKDIMRWKRPVTVTAASPVRLCFRLEEPSEEAPPGKETWKVSYFLQPHSDRSLLVPLAELWKTKAAKREALKPLGPNPKEYVLLSLGQASVLSAPIAASLKGPAPTGFPCDTKAAHEFLTLTAPALEQAGFGVMLPAWWTRTGTKLRPVVRAHVASPQFTTSGGLSLDAIAEFQWEVSLGETRKSLKELTALAKLKAPLVQVRGQWVEVNAEAIASAVAYWKKKANEAASVREIIHMALGGQETHHGFAFGGIEATGWIKDLLEQLEGRTNYQEFSPPGALAARLRPYQLRGFSWLSFLRHWGLGACLADDMGLGKTMQTLALLLSLREGGEKKPSLLICPTSVVNNWVQEAAQFAPGLPVMVHHGLGRKKDATFQKTASGHALVITSYGLLQRDVSFFQKITWAGVILDEAQNIKNPETKQAKAARGIPADFRIALTGTPVENNVGDLWSIMEFLNPGFLGTQAEFRRRFFVPIQTGRDPEAPEKLKRLTGPFILRRVKTDKTVIADLPDKVERKERCHLTKEQASLYAAVLKDLEKTLAEAEGIKRKGIILATLSKLKQVCNHPAQFLGDNSAIADRSGKLSRLTEMLEEVVEAGDRALVFTQFKEMGDLLKTHLQETFGQELLFLHGGVTKNLRDKMVERFQSSAGAPPIFILSLKAGGTGLNLTNANHVFHYDRWWNPAVENQATDRAFRIGQHKNVLVHKFLCVGTLEDKIDAMIEQKQSLANAVVGTGEAWLTELSNAELKDLFALRKEALGA, encoded by the coding sequence ATGATTATCCTTCATGCCGCCCACTCCGATGTCGGGTTGCTCCTCTGGGGGGAAGCGCCTTTTGATGCCGCCGCCAGCCCCAGCCCTTTGAAGGGGAAAAAATCTCCTCCACGTCCGTCGCCCAGTGCCGTCCGCGCAGAATCACTTGATGCGCTGCTGAAAAAAAGATTTCCCTTGGCCAAGGCTGCAGCATTGCCAATTGATGCCGCAGTTTGGCTGCCCTCCCATGCGAAAGCCCCCCTTCCCTCAAGCCATCTTCTTGGAGATACGGAAGCACCCACATCGGCCACGACCTTGACCCCGTGGTTGGTCCCTGCGTTGCTTCTGGAGAGTGATGCGCTTTTGGCCATTCTTGCAGTCTGTTGGCGGAAAAGGACACTCGCCAGCGGCGTCGTCGTGGGTGACGATCTCGCCTACTGGGCGGAGATGCTTCGATTCGCGGGGGCGCTGGTGGCCAAACAGCAATTTCTTCCCGGCATTCGTACTGTCGGCGGCGAACTGCATGCCGTGTGGGAGCCTGCGCTCGACGCCGGGGATCAAGGGCGCTTGGTGACGTTCGCGGGGCGGATGCCGCCTTCGGCTCGCGCCCTGGCCGATCCCAGCCAAAAACAATCGCCATCGATACCGGCGCAGCAAGTCCTGCGGTCATTCCTCGTCGAAGCGGTTGATGCCCTGGTTCGATCAGCCATTGCGGCGGAAAGGAAATCCGACCGACGCTCACGGCAATCGCTTGCACCGGAAAGCGTCCATGATGCCTGGATGGCCGCATTACGTGCTCCAGAAGGGCTGATCGAGTGGGCAAGAAAGGATGTCTCCGCGCTCCACAAGGACATCATGCGCTGGAAGCGGCCTGTCACTGTGACGGCAGCTTCTCCGGTGCGCCTGTGTTTCAGGCTGGAAGAACCAAGCGAGGAGGCACCACCAGGGAAAGAGACCTGGAAGGTATCGTATTTTTTGCAACCGCATAGCGACCGCAGTTTACTGGTCCCCTTGGCTGAACTCTGGAAGACAAAAGCAGCAAAGCGTGAAGCACTTAAGCCCCTTGGCCCCAATCCCAAGGAATACGTGCTGCTGTCCCTGGGGCAAGCGTCCGTCCTCTCCGCGCCTATTGCCGCCAGTCTGAAAGGGCCGGCCCCAACCGGGTTTCCCTGCGACACCAAGGCTGCCCACGAGTTCCTGACATTGACAGCCCCCGCGCTCGAACAAGCCGGTTTCGGCGTCATGCTCCCGGCCTGGTGGACCCGCACAGGGACGAAACTGCGCCCTGTCGTCCGGGCGCATGTAGCGAGTCCGCAATTTACTACGTCAGGCGGCTTGTCCCTGGACGCCATTGCGGAATTTCAGTGGGAAGTCTCACTCGGGGAAACCCGCAAGAGTCTTAAGGAACTCACGGCCCTGGCCAAACTCAAGGCACCATTGGTCCAGGTTCGGGGGCAATGGGTCGAGGTCAATGCCGAAGCGATCGCCTCCGCCGTGGCCTATTGGAAGAAAAAGGCGAACGAAGCGGCTTCGGTGCGCGAGATCATCCACATGGCGCTTGGAGGCCAGGAAACGCATCATGGGTTTGCTTTTGGCGGCATCGAGGCGACCGGTTGGATCAAAGACCTCCTGGAACAGCTTGAAGGACGGACGAACTACCAGGAGTTTTCCCCTCCAGGGGCACTCGCCGCCAGGCTGCGCCCCTATCAACTTCGCGGATTCTCCTGGCTGTCTTTTTTACGGCACTGGGGTCTCGGAGCCTGCCTTGCCGACGACATGGGACTCGGCAAAACCATGCAGACCTTGGCGCTGCTCCTTTCGCTGCGGGAGGGCGGCGAGAAGAAACCCAGTCTGCTGATCTGCCCGACTTCCGTGGTCAACAACTGGGTCCAGGAAGCGGCCCAATTCGCTCCCGGGTTGCCGGTCATGGTGCATCATGGACTGGGCCGGAAAAAAGATGCAACTTTTCAAAAAACAGCATCCGGGCATGCCTTGGTCATTACGAGCTATGGGCTTTTGCAGCGTGACGTATCCTTTTTTCAAAAAATCACCTGGGCCGGAGTGATTCTGGACGAGGCGCAAAACATCAAGAATCCTGAGACGAAACAAGCCAAGGCGGCCCGGGGTATCCCGGCGGATTTTCGAATCGCCCTGACCGGTACGCCTGTCGAGAACAATGTCGGCGATCTGTGGTCGATCATGGAGTTTCTCAACCCGGGATTTCTGGGAACTCAGGCGGAGTTTCGCCGACGATTTTTCGTTCCTATCCAGACCGGTCGCGATCCCGAGGCCCCGGAAAAGCTCAAGCGTTTGACCGGCCCCTTCATCCTGCGTCGCGTCAAGACAGACAAGACCGTCATCGCCGACCTGCCCGACAAGGTGGAACGCAAGGAACGCTGCCATCTGACGAAGGAACAGGCCTCTCTGTACGCCGCCGTACTCAAGGATTTGGAAAAGACCCTGGCCGAAGCCGAAGGCATAAAGCGCAAGGGGATCATCCTGGCCACTCTGTCCAAGCTCAAGCAGGTGTGCAACCACCCGGCCCAATTCCTCGGCGACAATTCGGCCATCGCCGATCGGTCCGGCAAACTCTCCCGCCTGACGGAAATGCTCGAGGAAGTGGTCGAAGCCGGCGACAGGGCACTGGTCTTTACCCAGTTCAAAGAGATGGGGGACCTCCTCAAAACCCACCTCCAGGAAACGTTTGGCCAGGAACTCCTCTTCCTGCACGGCGGCGTGACGAAAAACCTTCGAGACAAGATGGTCGAGCGTTTCCAGTCGTCCGCCGGGGCACCGCCGATATTTATCCTGTCGCTAAAGGCTGGCGGGACGGGGCTCAACCTGACCAATGCCAACCACGTCTTCCACTATGACCGCTGGTGGAATCCGGCAGTGGAAAATCAGGCCACGGACCGGGCCTTTCGCATCGGACAACACAAAAACGTCCTGGTACACAAATTCCTGTGCGTCGGAACCTTGGAAGACAAAATAGACGCCATGATCGAACAGAAGCAGAGTTTGGCCAATGCCGTGGTGGGCACTGGCGAAGCATGGCTTACGGAGCTGTCCAACGCCGAGCTCAAAGACCTCTTTGCGCTTCGCAAGGAAGCGCTTGGAGCATAG
- a CDS encoding HAD family hydrolase: MLKLHRTALTALVLALLLACAQLSLAQPGDPLPSWNDGPNKTAILDFVHKVTREGSPDFVPVPERIATFDNDGTLWAEKPLYFQVFFILDRVKAMAPQHPEWQTREPFASVLKGDLKGAFSGGDQALVALALAAQTGMSTADFAREVQDWIATARHPQTGMLFTEMVYQPMLELLGYLRANGFKTFIVSGGGIEFMRPWTERVYGVPPEQVVGSSFQTQYEMTPDGPVLMRLPKIAFVDDREGKPVGINAHIGRRPVAAFGNSDGDIQMLEWTTVGQKGARLAMLVHHTDAAREYAYDKGTEKALKEATARGWNIVDMKDDWNVIYPSVKK, translated from the coding sequence ATGCTGAAACTGCACAGAACCGCACTGACGGCGCTTGTCCTGGCCCTGCTTCTCGCCTGTGCCCAACTGTCCCTGGCGCAGCCGGGCGATCCGCTGCCCTCGTGGAACGACGGCCCGAACAAGACGGCCATCCTCGATTTCGTGCACAAGGTGACCCGCGAAGGTTCGCCGGATTTCGTGCCCGTGCCCGAACGCATCGCCACCTTTGACAACGACGGCACGCTCTGGGCCGAAAAGCCGCTCTATTTCCAAGTGTTTTTTATTCTCGACCGGGTGAAGGCCATGGCCCCGCAGCATCCCGAGTGGCAAACCCGGGAACCGTTTGCCTCGGTGCTCAAGGGGGACCTCAAGGGCGCCTTTTCCGGCGGCGACCAAGCGCTTGTCGCCCTGGCCCTGGCCGCCCAGACCGGCATGTCCACGGCGGACTTCGCGCGGGAGGTGCAAGACTGGATCGCCACCGCCCGCCATCCCCAGACCGGGATGCTTTTCACGGAGATGGTCTACCAGCCCATGCTGGAACTGCTTGGCTATCTTCGCGCCAACGGTTTCAAGACCTTCATCGTCTCCGGCGGGGGCATCGAATTCATGCGGCCCTGGACGGAAAGGGTTTACGGCGTGCCGCCCGAACAGGTGGTGGGCAGCAGTTTCCAGACGCAATACGAGATGACCCCGGACGGCCCGGTTCTCATGCGCCTGCCCAAGATCGCCTTTGTCGACGACAGGGAAGGCAAGCCCGTGGGCATCAACGCACATATCGGCCGTCGTCCCGTCGCCGCCTTCGGCAACTCCGACGGCGACATCCAGATGCTGGAATGGACCACCGTGGGCCAAAAGGGGGCGCGGCTGGCCATGCTGGTGCACCACACCGACGCCGCCCGCGAATACGCCTACGACAAGGGCACGGAAAAAGCCTTGAAGGAAGCCACGGCCCGGGGCTGGAACATCGTGGACATGAAGGACGATTGGAACGTCATCTATCCTTCCGTGAAAAAATAG
- a CDS encoding SWIM zinc finger family protein, whose protein sequence is MSPYYGYFPPSKPKTAKGGIKAQSKRGPFGESWWAKRWIEVLSGFNLGARLARGRSYARSGQVLAVEIGVGAISAMVQGSRSKPYVVTIRVKTLSPAEWSKVATVLSHETGHVAALLAGQMPQALEDVFKKAKVSLFPSRYEDLITECSCPDWSNPCKHIAAVYFLVAEEFDRDPFLLFKLRGMTRAGLIEMLQDVQVEDDAPQAEAHAQKSGSASSAREPLPVDCGAFWGQEAHEDVTLGEISVPAVKASLVCRLGAFPFWRGQEEFLPALETLYEAASKRGLAAILEE, encoded by the coding sequence ATGTCTCCGTATTACGGATATTTCCCCCCATCCAAGCCCAAGACGGCAAAGGGCGGCATCAAGGCGCAAAGCAAACGTGGTCCTTTCGGCGAAAGCTGGTGGGCCAAGCGGTGGATCGAGGTTCTCTCCGGATTCAACCTTGGGGCCAGACTGGCCCGGGGGCGCAGTTATGCTCGGAGCGGGCAGGTCCTCGCCGTGGAAATCGGCGTTGGTGCCATTTCCGCCATGGTGCAGGGCTCTCGATCGAAGCCCTATGTCGTTACCATACGCGTCAAAACACTGTCTCCAGCGGAATGGTCCAAGGTCGCCACCGTTCTTTCTCACGAGACAGGCCATGTCGCTGCCCTGCTCGCGGGGCAAATGCCGCAGGCCCTGGAGGACGTTTTCAAAAAGGCCAAGGTGTCGCTTTTCCCCTCCCGTTACGAAGACTTGATAACGGAGTGCTCCTGCCCGGACTGGTCAAATCCCTGCAAACATATCGCCGCCGTGTATTTTCTCGTGGCCGAAGAATTCGACCGAGATCCGTTTTTGCTTTTTAAGCTCAGGGGGATGACGCGGGCGGGTCTGATTGAGATGCTACAGGATGTACAGGTGGAAGATGATGCGCCTCAGGCCGAGGCGCATGCGCAAAAGTCAGGCAGCGCGAGTAGTGCACGTGAACCGCTGCCCGTCGATTGCGGCGCGTTCTGGGGCCAAGAAGCACACGAGGACGTGACGCTGGGGGAAATATCCGTGCCGGCGGTTAAAGCGTCGTTAGTCTGCCGCCTGGGTGCATTTCCATTTTGGCGGGGTCAGGAGGAATTTTTGCCGGCACTTGAGACGTTGTATGAGGCGGCATCAAAAAGGGGGCTGGCGGCAATCCTTGAGGAGTAA
- a CDS encoding nucleotidyltransferase domain-containing protein: MQFGLSEQTIEKINSVFARHPEVEKVVLYGSRAKGTHKPGSDIDLTLYGNEISQKETNRILDDLEELDLPYSIDLSVFSRLNHVQLRDHIERVGVVFYARHLDSCVG, translated from the coding sequence ATGCAATTCGGGCTCAGTGAGCAAACAATAGAAAAAATCAACTCGGTTTTCGCAAGGCACCCCGAGGTTGAAAAGGTGGTGCTTTATGGTTCACGTGCCAAGGGGACGCACAAGCCGGGTTCGGATATCGACTTGACCCTTTACGGAAATGAAATTTCCCAGAAAGAAACGAACCGAATTCTTGATGATCTTGAGGAGCTTGATCTGCCCTATAGTATCGACCTTTCAGTTTTCAGTCGACTGAACCACGTCCAGTTACGCGACCACATTGAACGTGTTGGCGTTGTGTTCTATGCCCGCCACCTTGATAGCTGCGTTGGCTGA
- a CDS encoding phosphodiesterase, translating into MLIAQLSDLHVAENGLAYGQAPSTQALANAVAYLNALVPAPDVVLVSGDIADHGLDGEYAQAASLLGRLKARFLPIPGNHDNRARLRAAFAPQSSLQAAHPDAPVRYVDDTLPLRLVGLDSTRPGQHGGGLTPQDLDWLEQVLAEGRPTLLFMHHPPFTVGIGNMDADGFTRAAPLQDLLGRFPNVARLCCGHMHRPVVRAFGGTLACIAPSTSLQLALDLTPDAPSRFMLEPGGLALHYLACPDRDPAGLVTHFGLIPGCGHSFPGPFPFYGVTR; encoded by the coding sequence ATGCTGATCGCCCAGCTCTCCGACCTGCACGTGGCGGAGAACGGCCTGGCCTATGGCCAGGCCCCGTCCACCCAGGCCCTGGCCAATGCCGTGGCCTATCTCAACGCCCTTGTCCCGGCCCCGGATGTCGTGCTTGTCTCGGGCGACATCGCGGACCATGGCCTGGACGGCGAGTACGCCCAGGCCGCCTCCCTGCTGGGCCGCTTGAAGGCCCGATTCCTGCCGATCCCCGGCAACCACGACAACCGGGCCCGCTTGCGCGCCGCCTTTGCCCCGCAGAGCTCCCTTCAGGCCGCGCATCCCGACGCGCCGGTGCGCTATGTGGACGATACCCTGCCCCTGCGCTTGGTCGGGCTGGACTCCACCAGGCCCGGGCAGCACGGCGGCGGCTTGACCCCCCAGGACCTGGACTGGCTGGAGCAGGTTCTGGCCGAAGGCAGGCCGACACTGCTTTTCATGCACCATCCGCCCTTCACGGTGGGCATCGGCAACATGGATGCCGACGGCTTCACCCGGGCCGCGCCCTTGCAAGACCTGCTCGGCCGCTTCCCCAATGTGGCGCGCCTGTGCTGCGGCCACATGCACCGACCTGTCGTGCGCGCGTTCGGTGGAACCCTGGCCTGCATCGCCCCCTCCACAAGCCTGCAACTGGCCCTGGACCTGACCCCGGACGCGCCGTCCCGGTTCATGCTGGAACCCGGCGGCCTGGCCCTGCATTACCTGGCTTGCCCTGACCGCGATCCGGCCGGCCTCGTCACCCATTTCGGTCTGATCCCGGGCTGCGGCCACAGCTTTCCCGGACCGTTCCCGTTTTACGGGGTGACGCGCTAA
- a CDS encoding cytochrome b N-terminal domain-containing protein yields the protein MASSRKSVTDLILHLHPPSVPAATLRFRLSFGLGGMAVTLAGLLFVTGLLLLLAYRPETDAAYGSILVITREVPFGPFVRNIHHASANLLVAVALLHLFRVAATGAFGPGRRLNWIIGLALLALVLAANFTGYLLPWDQLAYWAVTICTSMLSYVPLGGQWLLELFRGGTDIGQPTLANFFVLHVAAVPGLLIAFSFWHFWLVRRAGGLVRSGEEGGPRLPTVPHLLAREAAVGLSLIAFVLLVAMVWDAPLLAQANPALSPNPAKAPWYFQGFQELLLHLDPVFAVCIWPLLGAAALLAVPFWPGSALPPGDWFGSPRGRRLAAGMFAAGLLLTTGVILLDNFLPVAAGPSGSAWITRGLLPTFLVLAVFAGAYRLLVKTWGAPRAEAVMACLCLALAGLVVCTVVGVWFRGPEMRLVWPLAQGGASTP from the coding sequence ATGGCGTCTTCCCGGAAATCCGTCACGGACCTGATCCTGCACCTGCATCCGCCAAGCGTGCCCGCCGCGACGCTGCGTTTCAGGCTGAGTTTCGGCCTTGGCGGCATGGCCGTGACACTTGCCGGGCTGCTTTTCGTCACGGGCCTTCTGCTGCTGCTGGCCTACCGCCCCGAAACCGACGCGGCCTACGGTTCGATCCTGGTCATCACCCGGGAAGTCCCCTTCGGTCCCTTTGTCCGCAACATCCACCACGCCAGCGCCAACCTGCTGGTGGCCGTGGCCCTGCTGCACCTTTTCCGCGTGGCGGCGACCGGCGCGTTCGGCCCGGGACGGCGGCTCAACTGGATCATCGGCCTTGCGCTTTTGGCCCTGGTCCTGGCCGCGAACTTCACCGGCTACCTGCTCCCCTGGGACCAGCTCGCCTACTGGGCCGTGACCATCTGCACCAGCATGCTTAGCTACGTGCCCCTTGGCGGGCAGTGGCTGCTGGAACTGTTCCGGGGCGGCACGGACATCGGTCAACCGACCCTGGCCAATTTCTTCGTGCTCCACGTGGCGGCCGTGCCCGGTCTGCTGATCGCCTTTTCCTTCTGGCACTTCTGGCTGGTCCGCCGGGCCGGGGGGCTTGTCCGCTCCGGGGAGGAGGGCGGTCCGCGCCTGCCGACCGTGCCGCATCTGCTTGCGCGGGAGGCGGCCGTGGGCCTGTCGCTGATTGCTTTCGTGCTCCTTGTCGCCATGGTCTGGGACGCGCCGCTTCTGGCCCAGGCAAATCCCGCGCTGAGCCCCAATCCGGCCAAGGCGCCGTGGTATTTCCAGGGCTTCCAGGAGCTCCTGCTCCATCTCGATCCGGTTTTCGCCGTCTGTATCTGGCCGCTTCTCGGCGCGGCGGCCTTGCTGGCCGTGCCCTTTTGGCCCGGCAGCGCCCTGCCGCCCGGGGACTGGTTCGGCTCGCCGCGCGGCCGGCGTCTGGCCGCCGGGATGTTCGCGGCCGGCCTGCTGCTCACCACCGGGGTCATCCTGCTGGACAATTTCCTGCCGGTCGCCGCCGGGCCGTCCGGCAGCGCCTGGATCACCCGGGGCCTTTTGCCCACGTTCCTCGTGCTCGCCGTCTTCGCGGGCGCGTATCGGTTGCTGGTCAAAACATGGGGCGCGCCCCGGGCCGAAGCCGTGAT
- a CDS encoding RNA recognition motif domain-containing protein has protein sequence MSKKLYVGNLSFNSSEDDIRTQFSNFGEVISVNLITDRETGRLRGFGFVEMDDEGARAAIAGMDGQEFGGRNLKVNEAEDKPRSGGSNRSGSRW, from the coding sequence ATGTCCAAGAAACTCTATGTCGGTAATTTGTCTTTCAATTCCAGCGAAGACGACATCCGCACCCAGTTCTCCAACTTCGGCGAAGTCATCAGTGTCAATCTCATTACTGATCGTGAAACAGGCCGCCTGCGCGGTTTTGGTTTCGTAGAGATGGACGATGAAGGCGCCCGGGCGGCCATCGCCGGCATGGACGGCCAGGAGTTTGGCGGCCGCAATCTGAAAGTGAACGAAGCCGAGGACAAGCCCCGCTCCGGCGGCAGCAACCGTAGCGGCAGCCGCTGGTAG